TTCTACTTTCATTTGCACCTGTAAAATGAACGACGATTCTGTAAATGCTATATTTGATCAGTATTGGGTTTTAGCTGaaacttaaaattcattttaCTTACAAGAATCCGGCACACTCCCTCCTCCAAGTGAAGATCTTCTCGACATGGTTGGTAGTGGGATGCCAGTTAAGGATAGTCTTCTCAGTGTCCTTGCATTAGATGCCCTTGACGACTTCTCCTCATTTTGGCAACTAAAAGGCGATAATGGGGCTGCTGCTTCAGTCCTTTTCTTTCACAAATAGAACACGATTATGCGTCCATGATAAGGATGGGAAGATAACAGGAGTATCTCAGGCAACAGAATCACAATGTTGAACTTCCGAAAAGCTATAGCTTACATACTTTCTATCAGAACCATTAATCAATTTCCCAATAGTCCGAAGTGATCTTCGTATTTGAGATCCTTTTCCATGAGTACTGCTAGTCAAAGGCTTCTAGAATTCAGATTAAATGGTACGGTTACTTTGCATTCCTGCCTTGTTCTCACTTATAGAGGTTATCAGTGGCTCGAGTGTCTTGGGTAGTTGAAGAGAAGGAATCCTTGTTCTGTTATCTGTTGTTTTCACAACCTGGCTTTCGATGGCAGCACTTGTTGGACTCCTAGGTACATTGCAGCTCTTCAAAGCGGAAGTTAGACTCCGAGGTGCCTGCTGGCTTTTGAAACCAGTAGTTAGACTTCGAGGAAGATACTGACTTTTATAGGTGGAAGTTGGACTCCGAGGAGCATGCTTGCTTTTGAAACCAGAAGTTGGACTCCAAGGATGCTGCTGGCTTTTGAAACCAATAGTTGGACTCCGAGGAGGCTGTTGGCTTTTAAAACCAAAAGTTGCACTCCGAGGAGCTTGCTGGTATTTGAGACCAGAAGCTGGAGTTTGAGGAGTATCCTGGCTTCTAAAAGCAAAAGGTGAACTCGGAGGAGTCTTCATGAAACTATCATTACCCCCTTGATCATACAATTTTGTGACATCATATCCTTCCTGAAGCTCAGCTGTTGC
This sequence is a window from Capsicum annuum cultivar UCD-10X-F1 unplaced genomic scaffold, UCD10Xv1.1 ctg74023, whole genome shotgun sequence. Protein-coding genes within it:
- the LOC124885260 gene encoding LOW QUALITY PROTEIN: kinesin-like protein KIN-14L (The sequence of the model RefSeq protein was modified relative to this genomic sequence to represent the inferred CDS: substituted 2 bases at 2 genomic stop codons); this encodes NEQIRDLLADDPLLTKLEIRSCMNENGLPLPDASVHPVNCARDVIHLMKLGDVNRAVGSTSMNNCSSRSHSVLTLHVHGEDTSGNIIHSFLHLVDLVGSERVDKSEVTGDGLKEAQHINKSLSCLGDVITALAQKNSHIPYRNSKLTLLLQNSLGGHEQTSTFSHLLFTSLQIETLKKALANKEALTPQTNNPKEASRTPFQKPKATAELQEGYDVTKLYDQGGNDSFMKTPPSSPFAFRSQDTPQTPASGLKYQQAPRSATFGFKSQQPPRSPTIGFKSQQHPWSPTSGFKSKHAPRSPTSTYKSQYLPRSLTTGFKSQQAPRSLTSALKSCNVPRSPTSAAIESQVVKTTDNRTRIPSLQLPKTLEPLITSISENKAGMQSNRTIXSEFXKPLTSSTHGKGSQIRRSLRTIGKLINGSDRKYKRTEAAAPLSPFSCQNEEKSSRASNARTLRRLSLTGIPLPTMSRRSSLGGGSVPDSCANESRNCKTPGASAKLTKRWL